In a genomic window of Fibrobacter sp.:
- the nusB gene encoding transcription antitermination factor NusB, protein MQKSFRPARVFAMQLLYSMELTGQTVGEALPGVLESQPIDDDQKKYGMKLVDLVLAHREELDEDIKTSTVHWEIERMACLDRIVIRIAMVELLYVSDTPIKVVLSEAIQISSKFSTADSGSFVNGLLTGFMQKRNIVVGSTKGGKKND, encoded by the coding sequence ATGCAAAAAAGTTTTAGACCAGCTCGCGTATTTGCCATGCAGTTGTTGTACTCCATGGAATTGACGGGGCAGACGGTGGGCGAGGCGCTTCCGGGAGTTCTGGAAAGCCAACCCATTGATGACGACCAGAAAAAATATGGGATGAAGCTCGTGGACCTGGTTCTTGCCCATCGCGAAGAACTCGATGAGGATATCAAGACGTCCACGGTTCATTGGGAAATCGAGCGTATGGCGTGCCTCGACCGCATCGTCATACGCATTGCCATGGTGGAACTGCTCTATGTTTCCGATACGCCCATCAAGGTGGTGCTTTCGGAAGCCATCCAGATTTCTAGCAAGTTCAGCACCGCGGACTCGGGCTCGTTCGTGAACGGCCTTCTTACGGGTTTTATGCAGAAGCGCAACATTGTCGTAGGTTCGACGAAGGGAGGAAAAAAGAATGATTAA
- a CDS encoding glycosyltransferase family 2 protein, with protein MDLSMVIPVKEESENLPELLKEIVAAMEPTGFTYEVIAIDDGSRDNTWEVLENLSREYPFLKGFRFQFNCGKADALAFGFSKATGRYVATLDGDLQDDPLEIPKMIKILEEGYDLVSGWKVRRLDPWHKTLPSKLFNLTVSAVCGKRLHDFNCGIKAYRHSVVRYIELYGDYHRFIPVMAKWQGFRITEMPVAHRARVHGVSKYGISRLVSGFLDLVSLMFMRSFSAKPLHFFGLIGLVFLALGLGVCGYFGYEWFQTGAMHVRPLLLAGGFSLVMSVQFFSLGLLAEMLNGRKRRIYPIAETFGE; from the coding sequence ATGGATTTAAGCATGGTCATTCCGGTCAAGGAAGAAAGCGAAAACCTTCCGGAACTGCTGAAAGAAATTGTTGCCGCCATGGAGCCCACGGGCTTCACTTACGAGGTTATCGCCATCGACGACGGCAGCCGTGACAATACGTGGGAAGTTCTCGAGAACCTCTCGCGCGAATACCCCTTCCTGAAGGGATTCCGTTTCCAGTTCAACTGCGGCAAGGCCGACGCTCTCGCCTTCGGTTTCTCGAAGGCGACGGGTCGCTACGTGGCGACCCTCGATGGCGACCTGCAGGATGATCCGCTCGAAATCCCGAAGATGATAAAGATTCTGGAAGAGGGCTACGATCTCGTCTCGGGCTGGAAGGTCCGCAGGCTTGACCCGTGGCACAAGACGCTTCCTTCGAAGCTTTTCAACCTGACGGTTTCCGCCGTGTGCGGCAAGCGCCTGCACGATTTCAACTGCGGCATCAAGGCTTATCGCCATTCCGTGGTGCGTTACATCGAACTCTACGGCGATTACCACCGCTTTATTCCCGTGATGGCCAAGTGGCAGGGCTTCCGCATTACCGAGATGCCCGTCGCGCACCGCGCCCGCGTTCACGGGGTTTCCAAGTACGGCATTTCGCGTCTCGTTTCCGGGTTCCTCGACCTGGTTTCGCTCATGTTCATGCGCAGTTTCTCGGCCAAGCCGCTGCATTTCTTTGGCTTGATCGGCCTGGTGTTCTTGGCGCTTGGCTTGGGCGTGTGCGGTTACTTTGGTTATGAATGGTTCCAGACGGGAGCCATGCATGTACGTCCCTTGCTCCTTGCCGGCGGTTTTTCGCTGGTGATGAGCGTTCAGTTCTTTTCGCTCGGGCTTCTTGCCGAGATGCTCAACGGTCGCAAACGCAGAATTTATCCTATAGCCGAAACTTTTGGCGAGTGA
- a CDS encoding polyprenol monophosphomannose synthase: MVFPKSLVIIPTYNEKENILLIMSAILEQNSCLEVLVVDDGSPDGTGDLVEAESAKNPRVHLIRRKGKMGLGSAYVTGFKWALERDYQRVFEMDADFSHSPSDLNRFLESAEKADLVLGSRYQNHRISVVNWDLRRLILSYGANVYTRIVTGLPISDATGGFKCFRREALQALNLDKMKSDGYCFQIETTFKIWKKGLRVKEIPIVFADRTRGTSKMSGGIISEAFFLVLKLRLGLA, translated from the coding sequence ATGGTGTTCCCTAAGAGTCTTGTCATCATTCCCACTTACAACGAGAAGGAAAACATCCTCCTCATTATGTCGGCTATTCTGGAACAGAACAGCTGCCTCGAAGTCCTCGTTGTCGATGACGGCAGCCCCGACGGCACTGGTGACCTTGTGGAAGCGGAATCTGCGAAGAACCCGCGCGTTCACCTGATCCGCCGCAAGGGAAAGATGGGCCTCGGCTCCGCCTACGTGACGGGGTTCAAGTGGGCTCTCGAACGCGACTACCAGCGTGTTTTCGAGATGGACGCTGACTTCAGCCACAGTCCTTCTGACCTGAACCGTTTCCTGGAATCGGCCGAAAAAGCCGACCTGGTGCTCGGCAGCCGTTACCAGAACCACCGCATCAGCGTGGTGAACTGGGACTTGCGCCGCCTTATTTTGAGCTATGGTGCGAACGTCTATACCCGTATCGTGACGGGACTTCCGATTAGCGATGCGACCGGCGGTTTCAAGTGCTTCCGCCGCGAGGCCCTGCAGGCCTTGAACCTCGACAAGATGAAGAGCGACGGCTATTGCTTCCAGATTGAGACTACCTTCAAGATTTGGAAGAAGGGCCTCCGCGTGAAGGAAATTCCCATCGTGTTTGCCGACCGTACCCGTGGTACGTCCAAGATGAGCGGCGGCATCATTTCCGAAGCCTTCTTCCTTGTCCTGAAACTGCGTCTCGGTCTGGCATAG
- the ribH gene encoding 6,7-dimethyl-8-ribityllumazine synthase, whose amino-acid sequence MAKEIKNSLNGSGLKIAIAVARFNEVVTDKLLEGALRQLELLGVADKDVTVVRVPGAFELPGVCRRLADSGKYDAVMAIGAVIRGETSHYDVVVNASTGGVASIAAEGKLPVILGILTTDTVDQAMNRAGLKAGNLGSNWASTAVEMANLYKSI is encoded by the coding sequence ATGGCTAAAGAAATCAAGAATTCTCTCAATGGTTCTGGCCTCAAGATTGCGATTGCCGTCGCCCGCTTCAACGAGGTGGTGACGGACAAGCTCCTGGAAGGTGCGCTCCGTCAGCTTGAGCTGCTGGGTGTCGCCGACAAGGATGTCACCGTCGTGCGCGTTCCGGGCGCATTCGAACTCCCGGGCGTGTGCCGCAGGCTCGCTGATTCCGGCAAGTACGACGCCGTGATGGCCATCGGTGCGGTTATCCGTGGCGAAACTTCCCATTACGATGTGGTGGTGAACGCCTCTACCGGCGGTGTCGCAAGCATCGCGGCCGAAGGCAAGCTTCCCGTGATTCTCGGCATCCTCACGACCGATACCGTAGACCAGGCGATGAACCGTGCCGGCCTCAAGGCGGGCAATCTGGGTTCCAACTGGGCATCCACTGCCGTTGAAATGGCCAATCTCTATAAGTCCATCTAA
- a CDS encoding DUF2723 domain-containing protein yields MIKEKWMKHIFAGITGLVALIVYSLTMAPTVSFWDCGEFVACANTLGIPHPPGTPFFVFFARAVIVILPFVGEIAKRVNYISVFSSAATVYITALFAWEFLATVLKTDALAERISEKVRNIVLATSALVAGFLLTFSDTFWFNAVEAEVYGLAMFILMLISYLGLVWYNKREDSSSDRILIFICYIAFLGVGAHLYTMLTIPAVFVLMLVAQPKKIFERLPIWITGTLLCSVIYMVSAFIEISLVCLVVLAVLTFAKPFSPRMNHAVKLSLAFAFFALIGYSTHLYIPIRSELNPIIDENDPEINIRDDQGNLQLGNLFKSENWVAFNNFVERKQYGSESMLTRAFYRRSQLAHQVFSFPNMSYGGYQMAQYLPYKVGGVNYANGVYTFDKSENVPLERFGHKFPTQMSFMGDRTFPQFLIFLLFNGLLVLVCVFVCKRNRHLGIFLSVLYGLCSLGLLFYINFADGTRMEQREHDYWVNVMNRNVADLNTMGAGIAQVPDPNDLIDLRQKIEVGKYRIDMMKQRGASAAEISKVEREINSYESSAAWASWKKIENGFAQRGLRAPFPEPVHMEVRERDYFYTPAFIFMSMMFGLGAGILVLLVATTASTVALATPLAAVLAVISFAVPCISNYQEHDRSGLWVPWDYAYNLLNSCRPNAILFTNGDNDTFPLWFAQEVAGIRKDVRVVNLSLGNTDWYIKQMLDNEPVLKLSYNKKTIDSDMVLDNSVANNPNHQVSTWVNKANRLMPQLKARIESMEGKELSPADSAKLLTFKTHYQVWDAFVDWAKRTRSGMMLTQHKLVIDLALQNMDKPIEISTTVGTSNFMGLEKYMVQEGLVYNLVKGDLNPKRNAFDAKYAADLIDSVYKFRGLGDGTAYINDETQRLLSSYVSLYLQISFDAREKIAALRTSKPFTAEKKAAADSLCTAAIKYLDLGKKQFSDEWRVYWAAAFVYDIVGERQKALDYLDEGLKNVPEYDEGGRARLLMSVEQIKHSPEKPMVVEEETKPAEPVDSATSDSAPVVAAAN; encoded by the coding sequence ATGATTAAGGAAAAATGGATGAAGCATATTTTTGCGGGTATCACGGGCCTTGTCGCCCTGATCGTTTACTCGCTTACGATGGCTCCTACGGTAAGTTTTTGGGACTGCGGTGAGTTCGTTGCCTGTGCAAACACGCTGGGCATTCCGCATCCTCCTGGAACGCCGTTCTTTGTCTTCTTTGCCCGTGCCGTCATCGTGATTCTCCCGTTCGTGGGTGAAATCGCGAAGCGCGTGAACTACATCTCGGTGTTCAGTTCCGCGGCGACTGTCTATATTACGGCGCTGTTCGCCTGGGAATTCCTCGCTACCGTCCTCAAGACGGACGCCCTTGCCGAAAGGATTTCCGAAAAGGTCCGCAACATCGTGCTTGCGACTTCCGCTCTCGTTGCCGGCTTCCTCCTGACGTTCTCCGACACGTTCTGGTTCAATGCCGTCGAAGCCGAAGTCTATGGCCTCGCGATGTTCATCTTGATGCTCATCTCTTACCTCGGTCTCGTCTGGTACAACAAGCGCGAAGATTCTTCGAGCGACCGCATCCTTATCTTTATCTGCTACATCGCGTTCCTCGGCGTGGGTGCCCACCTCTACACGATGCTCACTATTCCGGCGGTATTCGTGCTGATGCTCGTTGCCCAGCCCAAGAAGATTTTTGAACGCCTGCCCATCTGGATTACGGGTACGCTCCTGTGCTCCGTGATTTACATGGTTTCCGCCTTCATTGAGATTTCGTTGGTTTGCCTTGTGGTGCTTGCGGTTCTCACGTTTGCAAAGCCGTTCTCCCCGAGGATGAACCATGCGGTGAAGCTTTCGCTCGCTTTTGCGTTCTTCGCCCTGATTGGCTACAGCACGCACCTCTACATTCCTATTCGTTCGGAACTCAACCCGATTATCGACGAAAACGATCCGGAAATCAACATCCGTGACGACCAGGGCAACCTGCAGCTCGGTAACCTCTTCAAGAGCGAAAACTGGGTCGCCTTCAACAACTTCGTTGAACGCAAGCAGTACGGTTCCGAAAGCATGCTGACCCGCGCGTTCTACCGCCGTTCCCAGCTGGCACACCAGGTGTTCTCCTTCCCGAACATGAGCTACGGTGGCTACCAGATGGCGCAGTACCTGCCTTACAAGGTGGGCGGCGTGAACTATGCGAACGGTGTCTATACCTTCGACAAGTCCGAGAACGTTCCTCTCGAAAGGTTCGGACACAAGTTCCCGACTCAGATGAGCTTCATGGGCGACAGGACATTCCCGCAGTTCTTGATTTTCTTGCTGTTTAACGGCCTGCTGGTCCTTGTCTGCGTATTCGTCTGCAAGCGCAACAGGCACCTGGGTATTTTCCTGTCCGTGCTCTACGGCCTTTGCTCTCTCGGTCTCCTGTTCTACATCAACTTCGCCGACGGTACGCGCATGGAACAGCGCGAACACGATTACTGGGTGAATGTGATGAACAGGAACGTGGCTGACCTCAATACCATGGGGGCGGGTATCGCGCAGGTTCCCGATCCGAACGACCTGATTGACCTCCGCCAGAAGATTGAAGTGGGCAAGTACCGCATCGATATGATGAAGCAGCGCGGTGCTTCCGCTGCCGAAATTTCGAAGGTTGAACGCGAAATCAATTCTTACGAAAGCTCCGCCGCATGGGCTAGCTGGAAGAAAATCGAGAACGGTTTTGCCCAGCGCGGGCTCCGTGCTCCGTTCCCGGAACCGGTTCATATGGAAGTGCGCGAACGTGACTACTTCTATACGCCTGCATTCATCTTCATGAGCATGATGTTCGGCCTCGGTGCCGGTATCCTCGTGCTCCTCGTCGCGACGACGGCTTCTACCGTTGCTCTTGCGACCCCGCTGGCTGCGGTTCTCGCCGTGATTTCCTTTGCGGTTCCCTGCATTTCGAACTACCAGGAACACGACCGTTCCGGCCTGTGGGTCCCGTGGGATTACGCTTACAACTTGCTGAACAGCTGCCGCCCGAATGCGATTCTCTTTACGAACGGCGATAACGACACCTTCCCGCTGTGGTTTGCGCAGGAAGTGGCCGGTATCCGCAAGGATGTGCGCGTGGTGAACCTCTCGCTCGGCAATACCGACTGGTACATCAAGCAGATGCTCGACAACGAGCCCGTTCTCAAGCTGAGCTATAACAAGAAGACCATCGACAGCGACATGGTGCTCGACAACAGCGTTGCCAATAACCCGAACCATCAGGTCTCTACCTGGGTGAACAAGGCGAACCGCCTGATGCCGCAGCTCAAGGCCCGTATCGAGAGCATGGAAGGCAAGGAACTTTCCCCGGCTGATTCCGCCAAGCTCCTCACGTTCAAGACGCACTACCAGGTGTGGGATGCATTTGTCGACTGGGCGAAGCGCACTCGCAGCGGCATGATGCTCACGCAGCACAAGCTCGTTATCGACCTTGCCCTGCAGAACATGGACAAGCCTATCGAAATCTCCACGACGGTCGGTACCTCGAACTTCATGGGTCTCGAAAAGTACATGGTGCAGGAAGGCCTTGTCTACAACCTCGTGAAGGGTGACCTCAACCCGAAGCGCAATGCCTTCGACGCGAAGTACGCGGCCGACCTCATCGACAGCGTCTACAAGTTCCGCGGCCTTGGCGATGGTACAGCCTACATCAATGACGAAACTCAGCGCTTGCTTTCGAGCTACGTTTCGCTGTACCTCCAGATTTCGTTTGATGCACGCGAAAAGATTGCGGCGCTCCGCACGAGCAAGCCTTTCACGGCCGAGAAGAAGGCTGCAGCCGACAGCCTCTGCACCGCAGCCATCAAGTACCTCGACCTGGGTAAGAAGCAGTTCAGCGATGAATGGCGCGTGTACTGGGCCGCAGCGTTCGTCTACGACATCGTGGGCGAGAGGCAGAAGGCCCTGGATTACCTCGACGAAGGCTTGAAGAACGTTCCCGAATACGACGAAGGCGGCCGCGCCAGGCTCCTGATGAGCGTGGAACAGATCAAGCACAGCCCCGAAAAGCCGATGGTTGTCGAAGAGGAAACGAAGCCCGCAGAACCGGTGGATTCGGCTACGTCCGATTCTGCGCCGGTTGTTGCCGCCGCCAACTAG